The Sorangiineae bacterium MSr11367 genome window below encodes:
- the istA gene encoding IS21 family transposase: protein MRKVREVLRLKFECGRTHAEIAASTVIGETTVGDYLKRARACGLTWEEARPLSDAEVEARLFRYGGRNEPPSRVPIDFAWVHRELSKPAVTLQTLWVEYRDGAMGQAPLRAYEYSRFCALYARWKKKLSVVMRQVHRAGEKVFIDYSGRKPHIVDPQTGEIHEVELFVAVLGASNYTYAEATRTQKLADFVGSTIRAFEYFGGVPEVVVPDQLRSAVSGPDRYEPDINPTYLEMAQHYGVTVIPARPRKPRDKAKVEGGVLIAQRWILAALRNRTFFSLGELNAAIGELLERLNTRPFQKLEGCRRSAFQTLDKPALRPLPAHRYRIAKWKKARANIDYCVDYDHRLYSVPYALMGEEVEIRATATTIEVLHRNERVASHARSYGPKGTAIICDEHRPRQHRDYGKWPPERVVAWAESIGIQVGEFARRVMEQRTHPETGYRTCLGVIRLADKYGRARVNAACARALSIGSPTCKSVTAILKNGLDRAPQVEPATRAPIAHEHIRGARYFDTEDESDLGRNDSEVGRDEAVRDGRRRCARCSRRHRRNHCPLTK from the coding sequence ATGCGGAAGGTTCGAGAAGTTCTCAGGTTGAAGTTCGAATGCGGACGCACCCACGCCGAGATTGCGGCATCGACGGTGATCGGTGAGACGACCGTCGGCGATTACTTGAAGCGGGCACGCGCCTGCGGTTTGACGTGGGAGGAGGCGCGCCCGCTGAGCGACGCCGAAGTGGAGGCACGGTTGTTTCGCTACGGTGGCCGCAACGAGCCACCCTCGCGCGTGCCGATCGATTTCGCGTGGGTACATCGGGAGCTGTCGAAGCCGGCCGTCACGTTGCAGACGCTGTGGGTCGAGTATCGCGATGGGGCGATGGGGCAGGCACCGCTCAGAGCCTACGAATACAGCCGCTTCTGCGCGCTCTACGCCAGGTGGAAGAAGAAGCTGAGCGTTGTGATGCGCCAAGTGCATCGCGCCGGCGAGAAGGTGTTCATCGACTACTCCGGGCGCAAGCCCCACATCGTTGACCCGCAGACGGGAGAGATCCACGAAGTCGAGTTGTTCGTCGCGGTGCTCGGCGCAAGCAACTATACGTACGCGGAGGCGACGCGAACGCAAAAGCTCGCCGACTTCGTCGGCTCGACGATTCGAGCCTTCGAGTACTTCGGAGGCGTCCCTGAAGTCGTGGTGCCAGATCAACTTCGCAGCGCCGTCTCTGGGCCGGATCGCTACGAGCCGGACATCAATCCAACGTACCTCGAGATGGCGCAACACTACGGCGTGACGGTGATTCCCGCGCGCCCGAGAAAGCCGAGGGACAAAGCCAAAGTCGAAGGAGGTGTTTTGATTGCTCAGCGATGGATCCTCGCAGCGCTGCGTAATCGGACTTTCTTTTCGCTCGGCGAGCTCAATGCGGCCATCGGAGAGCTGCTCGAGCGGCTCAACACGCGCCCATTTCAGAAGCTCGAAGGGTGTCGGCGCTCCGCCTTCCAGACGCTCGACAAGCCCGCCTTGCGCCCTCTGCCTGCCCATCGATATCGGATTGCGAAGTGGAAAAAGGCGAGGGCCAATATCGATTATTGTGTCGATTACGATCATCGCCTGTACAGCGTGCCGTACGCGCTGATGGGAGAGGAGGTGGAGATCCGCGCGACGGCCACCACCATCGAGGTCCTTCATCGCAACGAACGCGTGGCGTCTCACGCGCGCAGCTACGGTCCAAAGGGTACGGCCATTATCTGTGACGAGCACCGGCCACGCCAGCACCGCGACTACGGAAAGTGGCCACCGGAGCGCGTGGTGGCATGGGCCGAAAGCATCGGCATCCAGGTCGGCGAATTCGCGCGTCGGGTGATGGAGCAGCGCACGCACCCAGAAACTGGATACCGCACGTGCCTCGGTGTGATTCGCCTCGCCGACAAGTACGGCAGGGCGCGTGTGAATGCGGCGTGCGCCCGCGCCCTGAGCATCGGTAGCCCCACGTGCAAGAGTGTGACGGCGATCCTAAAGAATGGTCTCGACCGCGCGCCGCAGGTCGAGCCTGCGACTCGAGCGCCCATCGCGCACGAGCACATTCGCGGCGCACGCTACTTCGATACGGAGGATGAAAGTGATCTTGGAAGAAACGATTCAGAAGTTGGTCGAGATGAAGCTGTCCGTGATGGGCGCAGACGCTGCGCGAGATGCTCTCGTCGCCACCGACGGAACCACTGTCCACTGACGAAGTGA
- a CDS encoding abortive infection family protein, with amino-acid sequence MIQRNEELLVLIETFRNTLVSRATGGGGDDRTYALARRALLDDPELAHVTPRWVRSCRNLSDFWGMIQPKFGRYHERRDWLRVEMEPIFNVLEGRPPRPADESITERLRDSGAAYVHEMWEKALARREQDPDGAITLARTLLEEVCRFVLDEEGETYDEKAELPKLYGLAAKKLMLAPSQHTEDIVKRILGGCHSIVEGLGALRSRLGDAHAKGRTGAHAAPRHAAFAVNVAGAAASFILETYEYRKTISRPNS; translated from the coding sequence GTGATACAACGCAACGAAGAACTACTCGTTTTGATTGAGACCTTCCGCAACACCCTCGTATCGCGCGCGACCGGCGGCGGCGGTGACGACAGGACGTATGCTCTGGCGCGCCGAGCACTTCTCGACGACCCAGAGCTCGCCCACGTCACGCCACGCTGGGTTCGCTCGTGCCGAAACCTCAGCGACTTCTGGGGGATGATCCAGCCGAAATTTGGTCGGTATCATGAGCGGCGTGATTGGTTACGTGTCGAAATGGAGCCGATTTTCAACGTACTAGAGGGGCGACCACCGCGTCCCGCGGACGAATCGATAACCGAGCGACTTCGCGATTCGGGGGCGGCATACGTCCACGAGATGTGGGAGAAGGCGCTTGCACGACGCGAACAAGATCCAGACGGTGCTATCACCCTTGCGCGCACCCTGCTTGAGGAGGTGTGCCGCTTTGTCCTCGATGAGGAAGGTGAGACGTACGACGAGAAGGCCGAACTGCCGAAGCTCTACGGTCTGGCGGCAAAGAAGCTGATGCTTGCGCCTTCGCAGCACACCGAGGATATCGTCAAGCGCATCCTCGGCGGCTGCCATTCGATTGTGGAGGGTCTCGGCGCACTACGCAGTAGGTTAGGAGATGCGCACGCCAAAGGGAGAACGGGCGCGCATGCTGCACCCCGACACGCGGCCTTCGCCGTCAATGTTGCCGGAGCGGCGGCTAGCTTCATTCTGGAGACCTACGAATACCGCAAGACCATTAGCCGTCCGAATTCGTGA
- a CDS encoding transposase, translating to MANTRKRYTAEFKAKVALEAVRREVTVQELAKLYKLHAVQVFKWKKQFLENAGRAFDASEVPGQREAELLKKIGELTVERDVLARGLRRIR from the coding sequence ATGGCAAATACGCGTAAACGATACACGGCGGAGTTCAAGGCGAAGGTCGCGCTCGAGGCGGTTCGTCGGGAGGTGACCGTTCAGGAGCTGGCGAAGCTGTACAAACTTCACGCAGTGCAGGTCTTCAAGTGGAAGAAACAGTTCCTAGAGAATGCTGGTCGCGCATTTGACGCGAGCGAAGTGCCCGGGCAGCGCGAGGCCGAGCTTCTCAAGAAGATCGGCGAGCTAACCGTCGAGCGCGATGTTTTAGCACGAGGGCTCCGGCGCATTCGGTGA